The DNA sequence tcttttccaccCGGTGCTCTTACATGTCCCTGATCCAGAACCAACCTCCAAAACAGAACTGTGTACAACTAATAAATGCCTTTGCAGAtgtgaaatcttttttttttctttttttttacatgtcatGGCACGATACCACTTTGTCACAACCATTGAAActcgattttttttctttttctataaaGTATACCTGGTTTTTAGAGCTTAAAGATGACAAACATTAACCATTTACCATGCTGATGATGCTTGTAACGCTTCATTAtttaacatacagtacatattttGGCTTTCAAACATCGCAGATCGTAGAtattgttatcttttttttaaaaacagcactaAACTTCAAAGAACAGAACGATCGTCACTAATGGAAGGGGGGAGAGTTCACAGATCTGGCtatacttttgaaaaaaatcgATCGTTGTCGGCGACAAacgaaaggaaaaaaagaaacccgtCTGATATGAAACCAACAGCTGAGTGGAGGTTGGATGTGCCGAGGTCTCCTACAGTATCTGTacaggtgtttgttttcacagacaaaaaagGTGGGAGACAATGATAAGTGGCATCCATCGCCTGCTGAGGAGATGCTCTGACTTCGCCTATACATCAACATTATACAGTCCGTTATAGGTTTAAAGTAGTGGATGTATTGGTGGGCAGCACCAGCCAATACCAGAATAAAAGAGTGCCTGATGGGTGAGGatgttcctcctccttcttctccttctcctcctcctcttcctccacctgtccaTCACCAGGAAGTCCCTGTTGTCTTATCTAATCAGTCCCTCTTCTTGTCCTGctcctccgccacctcctccacctgaggccCGGGGAAGGCGTGGTGGTACAGGTGCCTGTGATTGGCCGCTACATTGTACAGCTTGTAGAGAGcctgtggagaggagagggagatgagTGGCAGAGAATCCAAccgatgtcactcagtggctacattgcattgtgggtaatgtaggcacaatgttttgaaaagcagtccactggtcctGCATGGCATTCCTATAATGCTGTTGTTATGGACAGAGTAAAAACAGCTAGAACACATTCCTCTTCTTTCTCaacattacccagaatgcaatgAGGCCTCTATGTTTCATGCTGATATAACTTTATAATACAAATCTTTAAAGGCTGTTTCCTGGAGGGACTGTTCATATATCACTTATGTCCTGAATTAAAGAGCATTTTCCTCCTGATTACAGTGTTTTCTGATGGACGGTGTGATTAAAAAGAGATATCAAACATTCCCTCTTATCTGTACAAACCTTTGACACCAATATGTCAGCAGAATGAAACAACTATTTTGAGTCTGGCTTCATCCCACGTTCAGATTTATGTTCTGGTGATTCATGCAAATATCATGTCATGACCTTTTCCCTGTTGGTAACTCAATGAGAgagtttcctgtttttatttaaagaaaaatttAAGAAGGTTGAGCTCATCGATATTCTCACAATCCCAGCCTTTATTAAACATTCCCACTCGGATTGCTTCACTTACCTCATTTGTGCTCCCCTGCAGGAGGcgttagaaagaaaaaaacatacatactgTGAGCACATACATGCATTTATAACATGAAGTGTGTTCAGTGATCAGTGAATGCTGCTGTGATGAATCTCTGCCGTTGATTTAATGGAGGTtgtcgccctctggtggttcAAAGatactttaacactgatgttaatGATGAAGATGTGAACTAGTGAAGTGAGCAGAAAATGTCTAGAATGTTAGATTTGTGTGAACTTGTCCTCTACTTTCATGAAtgcatatgttttatttgaattaccTGGTCCCACAGTGCACCGGCCACCTGGTCGATGACGGCGCCGAGTTCCCGATATTCCCCAGAGTACCGGATGTAGGCCCAGGTGCAGAGCGTGATCAGCGCCAGACCCAGGATCATGTTACACAGGCTGGCAATGATGTCCACGCCCACAAAGCCCGTGATGCCCGCAGCCACGTACATGACAAAGATGACCACGAACAGGGTGGCCGGCGTGCGGGCTGCGTGGAAAATGTTCTTGGAGTCATTGTGCTTGATGTACTGGACGAACACCTCGTCAATTtctccctccagctgctgcaggtagCGGCGGCTGAACTCCTCGCCTCCCATCTTCTTCACGCCCCGGAACACCTGCAGGGCCTCCTCTCTGATGACGCTGTGCCGGGCCTGCAGCTCGCTGGGGGCCAGGAAGGGCCGATCACCCCCACAGACCTGGGGACGCAACAAGAGGGTCAGCAGTGGACAGTTTGGGTGGAGTGgagttttcttcttcattgcCTTTGTTGCTGCAATTCTACATTTGATGGCACATCCATGACAGAGATGAGAGGCGGACTCACTTGTCAAAACATTGTTCCATAGTGCCTATAGTAGCCAATAACTCCACAGGGTTCCTACCTCCTCCATTTTCTTGTTGTACAGATCCTTCGCTGCTGCGACTGCTGCCAAGTTGTTCGCCTCCGCTGTGGCCTTGAGAGCGAGAAGATGAAGTCATggtgatcatttattttaaggTGACATTTAATCATGCAAGATAACattaactttattaacacacgtgtgtcacagtgtgtgacaAGCTGATCCCCAACCAACTAGAAGAACAAATGCTGAGACACGTTAAAAGCTTAAATAAAACTAGAAGACTTCATACATTATAAACAAGTGCATacaaatgaagaataaaaaagtCAACGTTGCTAGAAATCATACATAAATAGAATCTTTTACATAGGGCTGGTAAATGTGGCCTTAAAATTATATCACAACATTTATCtcgatattttgaaatctcctcaaaaggacaaatatcacaatattttggaCCCAATACCTCCATTTTGATATTGTGACAACATGGTAcagacaaaatattaacacactgatttttgataaataatcaccagtaatgtggatataaaaACTAACCAGGTTAAGGCAACGATCAGAACAAGTGGAGCAGTCTGGAAAtgatcactttactgtaattcaAGACAACACTTATGGCATCacaaaatctaagatgatataTAGTCTCACATCACGATTAATGATATATTATAACAGAAACAACGTAGTTTAATCAATGGAAGGAAAATGTACCTGCAGCATAGATTTTGGATGTGGCAGCTCCTCCCCCTGGTATATTTTGATGTACgcctgaaacaaagaaaaatgttggaTTTAGTTTAAATCTTGTGCAGAAACTCAGAGTTTGATAGTGAGTAGTTACACGATGAAAGGACGATGTGACTTCATGTCCAGTGAACAGAGAGATTCAttcaactgttttatttataaaaaaaaaacgaaagtACAGCGTTTAATTTAACACGATGGTCTTTTGTTCAGACCTTGAAGTACTCCAGCAGGCCTCTGCAGGTGATTTTGCTGCCGTTGATCTCCTTCACGTCGATGTTGCGAGGACTGAGCAGCCACGGCACCAGAACCTTCAGGTTGTTTAAGAAATCACCATCAATCTCTAGACGGCgagggagaggaaaacagctgctgagtgaCTCCAGTACGTGCTGAAATTCAAACTGTCTTTGCTCGGTCATATTCAGTTTCTGGTGCAAGTCCAGGAAATAAGTGGGAAATATAAGCAGTTCAGAGCAGCAAACAGCTTGTTCCCCTCGGGCGCTGCTTCTCACAAAGCTCCAGCGCACCACCTGCTCCTGCACAATTCATTAATGCTCAACCCTGCACCGGCTGCGTGGTTACATATTTACCTCCACTGTTTGTCAGAaggattacagaaaaaaacacaagaatgatAGTCATGAAAGTTGGAACTGATGAACTCAATGTCGAGTTTCAGTCTCTGAGGAGAAAGACTGTGGAAGGCATCGACTGACTGACGGACATACAGAGGTGTTGGTTGAACTTCTCAACACTGAATGAAATAGTCAGACAGAGGACGAGTACCTGCAATTCTTCCATCAAAGTGCGGGTTGGTGGCCACTTTGAGGCCCGGGTGTGGCATGAGGAAACAGGAGATGTTGGTGAAGCAGGAGTGGATGTGTTTACGCACGTTCTGCAGCTCCTCGTGCTGGTTCTCTGAGATCTACACCACGAACAAAAACACACGTATCGAGCGTTAGACATTGAATTAGCCAAAACTACTCGTTATCAGTGAGATGTTCAACAACTGACCTTCAGTCTCTTCTCGAGGAACTTCATGCCTCCTTCCTGGCCGTAGGAAAACTCGTATGGAAAGCTCCAGTCTCGAACAAGGAAAATCATCGActgaggaaagagaaaaaacacgaCCATGTGACTCTTGTTGATATCTTGTACTG is a window from the Acanthopagrus latus isolate v.2019 chromosome 16, fAcaLat1.1, whole genome shotgun sequence genome containing:
- the atl1 gene encoding atlastin-1 isoform X3: MAKHRKDRDSWGEWSLSDKHVYDWSSEEEEPDGRARPVQVLLVKDDHTFELDEAALSRILLAEEVRDREVVAISVAGAFRKGKSFLMDFMLRYMYNHASEGWLGDNEEPLTGFSWRGGSERETTGIQIWSEVFLVDKPDGRKVAVLLMDTQGTFDSQSTLRDSATVFALSTMISSMQVYNISQNVQEDDLQHLQLFTEYGRLAMEETFLKPFQSMIFLVRDWSFPYEFSYGQEGGMKFLEKRLKISENQHEELQNVRKHIHSCFTNISCFLMPHPGLKVATNPHFDGRIAEIDGDFLNNLKVLVPWLLSPRNIDVKEINGSKITCRGLLEYFKAYIKIYQGEELPHPKSMLQATAEANNLAAVAAAKDLYNKKMEEVCGGDRPFLAPSELQARHSVIREEALQVFRGVKKMGGEEFSRRYLQQLEGEIDEVFVQYIKHNDSKNIFHAARTPATLFVVIFVMYVAAGITGFVGVDIIASLCNMILGLALITLCTWAYIRYSGEYRELGAVIDQVAGALWDQALYKLYNVAANHRHLYHHAFPGPQVEEVAEEQDKKRD
- the atl1 gene encoding atlastin-1 isoform X4, giving the protein MAKHRKDRDSWGSLSDKHVYDWSSEEEEPDGRARPVQVLLVKDDHTFELDEAALSRILLAEEVRDREVVAISVAGAFRKGKSFLMDFMLRYMYNHASEGWLGDNEEPLTGFSWRGGSERETTGIQIWSEVFLVDKPDGRKVAVLLMDTQGTFDSQSTLRDSATVFALSTMISSMQVYNISQNVQEDDLQHLQLFTEYGRLAMEETFLKPFQSMIFLVRDWSFPYEFSYGQEGGMKFLEKRLKISENQHEELQNVRKHIHSCFTNISCFLMPHPGLKVATNPHFDGRIAEIDGDFLNNLKVLVPWLLSPRNIDVKEINGSKITCRGLLEYFKAYIKIYQGEELPHPKSMLQATAEANNLAAVAAAKDLYNKKMEEVCGGDRPFLAPSELQARHSVIREEALQVFRGVKKMGGEEFSRRYLQQLEGEIDEVFVQYIKHNDSKNIFHAARTPATLFVVIFVMYVAAGITGFVGVDIIASLCNMILGLALITLCTWAYIRYSGEYRELGAVIDQVAGALWDQALYKLYNVAANHRHLYHHAFPGPQVEEVAEEQDKKRD
- the atl1 gene encoding atlastin-1 isoform X1: MAKHRKDRDSWGEWSLSDKHVYDWSSEEEEPDGRARPVQVLLVKDDHTFELDEAALSRILLAEEVRDREVVAISVAGAFRKGKSFLMDFMLRYMYNHASEGWLGDNEEPLTGFSWRGGSERETTGIQIWSEVFLVDKPDGRKVAVLLMDTQGTFDSQSTLRDSATVFALSTMISSMQVYNISQNVQEDDLQHLQLFTEYGRLAMEETFLKPFQSMIFLVRDWSFPYEFSYGQEGGMKFLEKRLKISENQHEELQNVRKHIHSCFTNISCFLMPHPGLKVATNPHFDGRIAEIDGDFLNNLKVLVPWLLSPRNIDVKEINGSKITCRGLLEYFKAYIKIYQGEELPHPKSMLQATAEANNLAAVAAAKDLYNKKMEEVCGGDRPFLAPSELQARHSVIREEALQVFRGVKKMGGEEFSRRYLQQLEGEIDEVFVQYIKHNDSKNIFHAARTPATLFVVIFVMYVAAGITGFVGVDIIASLCNMILGLALITLCTWAYIRYSGEYRELGAVIDQVAGALWDQGSTNEALYKLYNVAANHRHLYHHAFPGPQVEEVAEEQDKKRD
- the atl1 gene encoding atlastin-1 isoform X2, whose protein sequence is MAKHRKDRDSWGSLSDKHVYDWSSEEEEPDGRARPVQVLLVKDDHTFELDEAALSRILLAEEVRDREVVAISVAGAFRKGKSFLMDFMLRYMYNHASEGWLGDNEEPLTGFSWRGGSERETTGIQIWSEVFLVDKPDGRKVAVLLMDTQGTFDSQSTLRDSATVFALSTMISSMQVYNISQNVQEDDLQHLQLFTEYGRLAMEETFLKPFQSMIFLVRDWSFPYEFSYGQEGGMKFLEKRLKISENQHEELQNVRKHIHSCFTNISCFLMPHPGLKVATNPHFDGRIAEIDGDFLNNLKVLVPWLLSPRNIDVKEINGSKITCRGLLEYFKAYIKIYQGEELPHPKSMLQATAEANNLAAVAAAKDLYNKKMEEVCGGDRPFLAPSELQARHSVIREEALQVFRGVKKMGGEEFSRRYLQQLEGEIDEVFVQYIKHNDSKNIFHAARTPATLFVVIFVMYVAAGITGFVGVDIIASLCNMILGLALITLCTWAYIRYSGEYRELGAVIDQVAGALWDQGSTNEALYKLYNVAANHRHLYHHAFPGPQVEEVAEEQDKKRD